From the genome of Leishmania major strain Friedlin complete genome, chromosome 35:
ATGTCCTCCATTCGTTGCTTTTCTTCTGTGCTCCATTTTTTCTGGTTTATTTCCTCCCTCGGGAATGAGCTCCCATCAGCATCACCGACCTCGTCTACGTGCGACGTTGGCGTGGTTGCGTGTACGTGCTTGATGCATACAGGTGTCGTCCCCTCTTTAGCGCGCCCACCCCACCGCACGCACTCACTTGAGGGTCACGGCATTGGGAATTGTATTTTTCTGTCTTTATCGCCTTCAAGCTGCAAGTAGGCTTAATGTTCTTCTGGATGGTGGTTGCCCTGCTGGTGGCCATCGCTATTGTGATGACCCCAGCAGGGAAACTGGCCGCTGCCAAGTGCCAGCTGTACGCCCATGGCGTTGTCTTCATGGTAAAGGCAGAGGATCTGCCAAAGGCGTACAGCGGCACCAATTACATCCGCATGAACACCGTTGGCGACGGCACTGGGGGCAAGCGAGTGATTCGTGTCATTTTCATCCGCCACGGGCAGTCCGTGTGGAATTCGCTCTTCAACTCGTGCAACCTCCGCTTGCCCGTGCgcgcggcgaaggcggcagctCGGGAGTTCACTGATTTCTTCACGAACCCCTTTGGCTCATGCATTATCGACTCCCCGCTGAGCAGCAAAGGCAAAAGAGAGGCGCAGGACCTCGCCAACTTCATGCGTACTGCCAAGACGAAGATCTCCTTCGATCCAACGACGTCAGTGGTGGTGTCTAGCAATCTGCGCCGCGCGATGGAGACGGCGCTCATCGGCGTG
Proteins encoded in this window:
- a CDS encoding conserved hypothetical protein (previous protein_id=AAZ14704.1), which codes for MFFWMVVALLVAIAIVMTPAGKLAAAKCQLYAHGVVFMVKAEDLPKAYSGTNYIRMNTVGDGTGGKRVIRVIFIRHGQSVWNSLFNSCNLRLPVRAAKAAAREFTDFFTNPFGSCIIDSPLSSKGKREAQDLANFMRTAKTKISFDPTTSVVVSSNLRRAMETALIGVSPRLTVTQERIVMDSSLQEGSQNIDAQSLSTEPGKIAPCKLGTITDPLELAVVFDPYLNAGNRVAGVDVYQRMDEFIMHLFGGSGEANLVPAAGGSNAALKEVIVVGHSGYFRNFFRRFLPPHSTHISKKRKMQNCAVVAFELTRAETSGEVAVEESTLKVLYKGFA